ATCTAAGAACCATAATCTGCATTTTGGGAATATATGCCGTATCCGATTGTGCAACGCTTCCATGTCTGCACGTTTTTGGTCGACCTGAGAATCAATATACGCTTTGATTTCTGCTTTTATATTCATTTTGTCGGTCTTGTTTAAATGAGTCATTCTACAAGAATCAATAAAAGTCAAGGCATTGTGTAGTGGTGTAATTTAAGAATTCCTATTGAGTGCAAATAGCACCACCCTTCAAATTTAATAAAATATTTCATAAGAAACACTTTACCGCCATTATCTAAAACTTATATAATCTCTGGCCCCATTCTCCTTCCGAACTAGCCGAATAACCCGGATTTAATATAAACAAATTATACCTTATCAAAGCTTATACAGTCGTAAAGCTTTATCTAAGAAATTAAAATTAGGGGAATCGGCCTTTTAATTATTCCTTAATCAATACTTTTGCAAAATGCAAAAACAGGTTATTGTCATCAAGCTGGGTACCGCATCCATAACAGACGAAAAAGGTATTATAAAGAAGTCGGTTATTAAAAAGGTAGCGGCATCTATTGCTGACCTTTCAAAATCATATAATGTGGTATTGGTGAGTAGTGGCGCGGTGGGTAGCGGCAAAGCGTTTATTCAACATTATAAAGGAACATTAAGCGAAAGAAAGGCTGCTGCGGCCATTGGCAATCCTATTTTAATACAACTGTATCAAAAATGTTTTGCTGCATATGAAATCCCGGTGGCGCAGGCTCTTTGCGAACGCCATCATTTTAGTAATCGCTCACAGTTTCTACAATTAAAAGAGACCTTTGAGGCTTTTTGGAACAATGGCATCGTCCCGGTTGTAAATGAAAACGACCTTGTAAGTAATGTTGAATTAAAATTTTCAGACAATGATGAACTGGCTACATTGATAGCCATCGGCTTCAACGCGCAGCAACTCATTATCTGTACATCGGTAGGCGGCTTTCTCAATGATAAAAAAGAAATTATCCCTGTTATCGGGAAAATCGACAGCACAGTCATGGGTTATGTAAAAACGGAAAAAAGTAGCCTTGGCCTTGGTGGAATGGTTTCTAAACTCACTTTTGCCAGACTAGCCGTATCACTGGGTATTCAGGTAATTATCTGCGGATTGTCGGGCAATAATCCATTTGTAGATGCGCTTGCAGGAAACAATGGGAGTATTTTTACTGCACATCAAAGTAATTTAAAAGCAAGACAAAAATGGCTCGCAAGTGGCAGTATCACGCTTGGAAGCATTACTGTAGATAAAGGAGCAGTGAAAGCTTTGGAACAGCGTCGCAGTTTATTAACAGTTGGTGTTACAAATGTTCAGGGTAAATTTACATCCGGAGAAGTCGTACAGATTATGAATGAAGAAGATAAAATTATCGGAGTAGCAAAGGTAAAGATTGCCGCTGAACCGCTACGCCAAAGCCTGCTTATAAAACATGTGATGGCGGCACATGCAGATGATATTGTGCTTTTTTAATTCATATTTTTATAAAAAAGAAACTAAATATTAGCATTAAAAAACAGACCATGCAACCCGTTGAACCACTTATTATAAAAACATACAAGGCCGCTATAGAATTAAGGAACTGCACTGATAAACAGATAAAATCAGCTTTACAGTCAATAGCTGATGGACTTATTGAAAATATCAATACTTTATTGAAAGCGAATGCTAGAGACCTGGCAAAGCAAGCTCCGGATAATCCGCGCAACGATCGTTTAATGTTAAATGAACAACGTATTAAAAACATTGCCAATAGCATTCGCAATATTAGCAAACTGCCTAACCCATCAGGCATTCCATTACAGAAAAGGATATTACCCAACGGTTTGCAATTACAAAAAGTTTCTGTTCCAATGGGCGTGGTAGGCGCTGTATATGAATCAAGACCCAATGTAACTTTCGACATTGCCGCCCTGTGTCTGCGTAGCCAGAATGGTTGTCTGCTCAAAGGAAGCAGTGATGCGGACGAAACGAATAAGGCTGCTATAAAAATCGTCAAAAATGCACTTCAGAAAAATGCTATCAACCCCAATTCTGTGACACTATTACCTTCTGAAAGAGAAGCAGTAAAAGAGTTATTTACGGCTACGCGTTATGTAGATGTGATTATCCCACGCGGTTCTGATGGGCTTATCCGATATGTGCGCGAAAACAGTCTTGTGCCGGTAATTGAAACAGGCGCAGGCGTTTGCCATATTTATGTAGAGAAAGAAGCGGATATAAAAAAAGCAGTGGATATAGTAGTAAATGCAAAAGTTTCTCGTCCTTC
The Arachidicoccus soli DNA segment above includes these coding regions:
- a CDS encoding glutamate-5-semialdehyde dehydrogenase, translated to MQPVEPLIIKTYKAAIELRNCTDKQIKSALQSIADGLIENINTLLKANARDLAKQAPDNPRNDRLMLNEQRIKNIANSIRNISKLPNPSGIPLQKRILPNGLQLQKVSVPMGVVGAVYESRPNVTFDIAALCLRSQNGCLLKGSSDADETNKAAIKIVKNALQKNAINPNSVTLLPSEREAVKELFTATRYVDVIIPRGSDGLIRYVRENSLVPVIETGAGVCHIYVEKEADIKKAVDIVVNAKVSRPSVCNAVDAILVDEKIAPTFLEKLKPGLDKYQVEIFADKKAYQLLKGYPNLVPATAEDFGREFLSLRCAIKIVKDIDEALLHIQEHSTKHSEAIVSKNKKQCARFLKEVDAAAVYANASTRFTDGEEFGLGAEIGISTQKLHARGPFALEKLVTEKWLIKGNGQIRG
- the proB gene encoding glutamate 5-kinase encodes the protein MQKQVIVIKLGTASITDEKGIIKKSVIKKVAASIADLSKSYNVVLVSSGAVGSGKAFIQHYKGTLSERKAAAAIGNPILIQLYQKCFAAYEIPVAQALCERHHFSNRSQFLQLKETFEAFWNNGIVPVVNENDLVSNVELKFSDNDELATLIAIGFNAQQLIICTSVGGFLNDKKEIIPVIGKIDSTVMGYVKTEKSSLGLGGMVSKLTFARLAVSLGIQVIICGLSGNNPFVDALAGNNGSIFTAHQSNLKARQKWLASGSITLGSITVDKGAVKALEQRRSLLTVGVTNVQGKFTSGEVVQIMNEEDKIIGVAKVKIAAEPLRQSLLIKHVMAAHADDIVLF